The sequence below is a genomic window from Mycobacterium spongiae.
AGGAGGACCCGCCATTGATCGGGTCGAGGTCGGTGTCGAAGCTCGCGCAGTCCAGCCGGATCCCAGGTGCGGCCGCGACCCCCGCGTCGGAAGAGACCTGCGACGTGCAGTCACGCCACGACAAGTGGTTCTTGGGTGCTGCGATGGGCGGTGGGCCGGTCTGCGGCGTTGTCGTGGTGGCTTCGCCTTGTGGTCGGGCACCGGAGTCGGTGGCAAAGCGAGGCCCGGCGCCCAGGGCGGGCACGCAGCCGGCCAGCACCATCGTCACCGAGGAGGCCAGCGCAACCAGGATCGTTGCGGACGTGATGTGCCGACTCATGCCGACCACCCTAGCCACTGGCCGGGTCTGCTAGCCCCTGACGTAGCGCGTGTACAGGTAGCCCGCGTCGTCGGTGAGGATGTGGGCGCGGCGCATCTGGGTGATCAGCTGGGTAGGGCTGGTAGCGATCCGAGAGGCCTGGCCGCCGACGACCACCGGCGCGATCGTCAGGCACAGATCGTCGACCATCTCGCGAGCAACGAAAGCGCCGAGCAGCGTCGGTCCACCTTCGGTCAGGATGCGGCGCAGATCGCGTCCGGCGAGCAGTGCCACGAGTCTGGCCTCATCGACCCTGGTCGGGTCGTCGCCCGAGCAATCGATGACCTCAGCGAGGTCGGCGAGCCGGCGGCGCGTCTCGTCGGCGACATCGGAACAGGTGAACACCAGCGGCGACACCTCGGTCCGCGTGAACACACCAAGACTCCGGTCAAGCTGGCCCGACCCCGTGACGATCGCCAACTGTGGGATTTCGCTTTGATTGCGAGCTTGCCGCCGTTGCCGCTGAGCCACACCGAGCTGCGCCCCCGAGTAACCCTCGGTGCGCACGGTGCCGGCCCCGACCACGATGACATCGGCGAGTTCACGCAACAGATTGAAGACGAATCTGTCGCCGGGTCCGGCCAGGCCGCCGGTGGTGCCGTCAACGGTGGCACCGCCGTCGAGGCTGGTGATGAAGTTCGCGCGCACCCAGGTGCTGTCTTGCCCTTCCGGATAGCCGTAGAGCTGGGGCAGTTCGCCGTCGGTGAGTTCGCGCTCCCCCCCGAGCAGCGTCAGCGGTGTGTCGGCGGGCATGAGTCTGATTGCAGCACGTCGCTACAGTGCCAGCATGCACGGGTCCACCTCCGCGAACGTCTCGGCAGCCGTCGGTCAGGTGGGGCGGCTGGTGGATCGCCATCCGACGGTGTCGCCGGGGCGCCTGATCTCGCAACTGCGGCCGCCGCCGACGTTTGCCGAAGTCAGCTTCGCGACGTATCGACCGGACCCGGCCGAACCGACCCAGGCTGCCGCGGTGCAGGACTGCCAAGAGTTCTGCCGGCAGGCCGTCCAGCGGCGGGCGGGCCGCAAGAAACTGTTCGGCAGACGGACGGTGTTGCCCGGTGTCGGGTTGTACCTGGACGGCGGGTTCGGTGTGGGCAAGACCCACCTGCTGGCCTCGGCGTACTATCGGCTGCCCGGAGACGGGCCGGAAGCGCCCACGCGTCCCAAGGCCTTCGCGACCTTTGGCGAACTCACCCAGCTGGCCGGGGTGTTCGGCTTCGCCGAATGCATTGAGTTGCTCGAGCATTACACGGCCATCTGTATCGACGAGTTCGAGCTGGACGATCCGGGGAATACCACGCTGATTTCGCGGATGCTATCGCACTTGGTTGAGCGGGGCGTATCGGTGGCTGCCACGTCCAACACACTGCCCGAACAGCTCGGCGAAGGCAGGTTCGCCGCTCAGGACTTTCTGCGGGAGATCAATACGCTGGCAGGGATATTCACCACCGTGCGGATCGAAGGACCCGACTACCGGCACCGAGATCTGGCGCCGGCACCCCAACCGTTGACCGACGCGGAGGTGGCCGCCGGCGCGGCAGCCCACCGGGGCGCGACGCTCGACGACTTCGACGCGCTCTGCGCACACTTGGCGACCATGCACCCCTCGCGGTATCTCTCGTTGATCGAGGGCGTGACCGCGGTCTTCCTGACCGGCGTGCATGGCATCGACGACCAGAGTGTTGCGCTGCGACTGGTCGCGCTGACCGATCGCCTGTATGACGCCGGCATCCCGGTGGTGGCTTCCGGAGAAAAGCTCGACACGATCTTCAGCGCGGACATGCTGGCCGGGGGCTACCGCAAGAAATACCTGCGGGCCACCTCGCGGCTGCTGGCGCTGACGGCCGGCGGCTAGAGCTCGCGAACCATCACGTAGTCGTTTTCGGTGTGGGTGCCAAGCTGAAATGTTCTGGTGCCGTTGATCCGAAAACCGCTCTTCGCGTAGAAGCGCTGTGCGCGTGAGTTTTTCTGGTTGACGCCCAGCCACACGCAGTGCACGCCCCAATCGCCGGCGGCGGCAAGTGCGGCATTCATCAATGCGGTCGACATGTCGGTGCCGTGAAAGTCCGGCAGCAGATACATCTTGGACAGCTCGGCGGTGGGCCGGGTGCCGACCGCGCGCGCCACGTCGGCCGGCAGATCCCGCTCGGAACCACCGCGAACGAGCATGGCGTATCCGACAATTCGGCGATCATGCTGGGCGGCCAGAATGGCGCGCCGCGCATCGGCCAGATACTCGGCGAAGCGGGTGGCGGACAAGTTGGCGTCGACGAACGAGGCGACGTGGTCCGCGGGCACCGAGGGGGGACACGCCAACGGAAAAGTGCGTGCGGCCACCGAGGCCAGTTC
It includes:
- a CDS encoding pyrimidine reductase family protein gives rise to the protein MPADTPLTLLGGERELTDGELPQLYGYPEGQDSTWVRANFITSLDGGATVDGTTGGLAGPGDRFVFNLLRELADVIVVGAGTVRTEGYSGAQLGVAQRQRRQARNQSEIPQLAIVTGSGQLDRSLGVFTRTEVSPLVFTCSDVADETRRRLADLAEVIDCSGDDPTRVDEARLVALLAGRDLRRILTEGGPTLLGAFVAREMVDDLCLTIAPVVVGGQASRIATSPTQLITQMRRAHILTDDAGYLYTRYVRG
- a CDS encoding GNAT family N-acetyltransferase — encoded protein: MARELASVAARTFPLACPPSVPADHVASFVDANLSATRFAEYLADARRAILAAQHDRRIVGYAMLVRGGSERDLPADVARAVGTRPTAELSKMYLLPDFHGTDMSTALMNAALAAAGDWGVHCVWLGVNQKNSRAQRFYAKSGFRINGTRTFQLGTHTENDYVMVREL